A genomic segment from Pseudobdellovibrionaceae bacterium encodes:
- a CDS encoding siderophore-interacting protein, with product MEHVSTLNTAITRLKHDVKIRKLKVTQITPLSPIFTQITFYSEDLKDFVTASPDDHVKVFFPDPETGHYSIPRLGPEGLQTEAGQPEPLMRDYTPINYDSNNNTLDLIFFMRDKGAGALWAWKAKEGDELYIAGPRGSFVLSYTFDWYLILTDESGLPSLQRRLQEMPKDAKGLVLAEISKMSDALKVQTEDTPKGMEIQWLERTADQRGYGSSDSFLKALDDFQKPEGNGFIWIKTESYVALQLKNYILQNNITQDEWIKASGYWKRTRS from the coding sequence ATGGAACATGTATCGACTTTAAATACGGCTATTACGCGACTTAAGCATGATGTGAAGATCAGAAAACTGAAAGTCACACAGATCACACCCCTTTCACCTATTTTTACTCAAATTACTTTTTACAGCGAAGACCTTAAAGATTTTGTTACAGCTTCGCCCGATGATCATGTGAAGGTCTTTTTCCCTGACCCAGAAACAGGACACTATAGCATACCACGTTTAGGACCTGAAGGACTGCAAACCGAAGCAGGGCAACCAGAGCCTCTAATGCGTGATTATACTCCTATAAATTATGATTCAAACAACAACACGCTAGATCTCATTTTCTTTATGCGTGACAAAGGTGCTGGAGCACTTTGGGCCTGGAAAGCTAAAGAGGGTGATGAACTTTATATTGCAGGCCCAAGAGGGTCTTTCGTTTTATCTTATACATTTGATTGGTACCTCATCCTCACCGACGAATCAGGCCTTCCGTCATTGCAACGTCGCCTACAAGAAATGCCTAAAGACGCCAAAGGTTTAGTCCTTGCCGAAATTTCAAAGATGAGTGATGCCTTAAAAGTACAAACGGAAGACACACCTAAAGGTATGGAAATCCAATGGCTAGAACGAACAGCAGACCAAAGAGGCTATGGCAGTTCAGATTCTTTTCTAAAAGCTCTTGATGACTTCCAAAAACCTGAAGGCAATGGCTTTATCTGGATCAAAACCGAAAGCTACGTCGCTTTACAACTTAAAAACTACATTCTACAGAACAACATCACCCAAGACGAATGGATCAAAGCCTCTGGGTACTGGAAGCGGACTCGTTCTTAG